Proteins encoded by one window of Streptomyces sp. LX-29:
- a CDS encoding hemolysin family protein yields the protein MTLSLLLLAAALVLILANGFFVAAEFGLVTVERPEAERAAAEGDRRARAVTRSLGELSFQLSGTQLGITITSLVVGMLAEPALGHLLTGPLTGAGVPGGAVPGVAVVIGMLVASAVQMVIGELVPKNWAVSRPMQVARFVAGPQYAFARFFRPLIAALNAFANRLVRALGVEPTEELASARTPGELVSLARHSARAGAIEQDTADLFVRTLSLGELTAQHVMTPRVRVSALQSTATAQDVLNLTRATGLSRFPVYRERLDEVIGMVHLKDALAVPAHERLRTPAGRIARPPLLVPETLPVQPLLERLRSEQPIAVVVDEYGGTAGVVTLEDIVEELVGEVRDEHDDEAADNPDLTQLSGEDGRPVWEADGGCRVDALRTIGLEAPDGPYETVAGLVADLLARIPVPGDTAELPGWKLSVRQVGHHRAERVRIVRTTAAPAPAPLSDAGTESARFAARVSGPASAPDAAPDSASAPASAGAAR from the coding sequence ATCACCCTCTCTCTTCTGCTGCTCGCCGCGGCACTCGTCCTCATCCTCGCCAACGGCTTCTTCGTCGCCGCCGAGTTCGGCCTGGTCACGGTCGAACGACCGGAGGCCGAGCGGGCCGCAGCCGAGGGCGACCGCCGGGCCCGCGCGGTCACGCGCTCGCTGGGCGAGCTCTCCTTCCAGCTCTCCGGGACGCAGCTCGGTATCACCATCACCTCGCTGGTCGTCGGCATGCTCGCCGAGCCCGCCCTGGGCCATCTGCTGACCGGTCCGCTCACCGGCGCCGGGGTGCCCGGCGGAGCGGTGCCCGGCGTCGCCGTCGTCATAGGCATGCTGGTGGCGTCCGCCGTCCAGATGGTCATCGGCGAGCTCGTGCCCAAGAACTGGGCGGTCTCCCGACCGATGCAGGTCGCGCGGTTCGTCGCCGGCCCCCAGTACGCCTTCGCCCGCTTCTTCCGGCCGCTGATCGCGGCCCTCAACGCCTTCGCCAACCGCCTGGTGCGCGCCCTGGGCGTGGAGCCCACCGAGGAGCTCGCCTCGGCCCGCACCCCCGGCGAACTCGTCTCGCTCGCCCGCCACTCCGCGCGCGCCGGCGCCATCGAGCAGGACACCGCGGACCTGTTCGTGCGGACGCTGTCGCTGGGCGAGCTGACCGCCCAGCATGTGATGACCCCCCGAGTGCGGGTCAGCGCCCTCCAGTCCACGGCGACCGCGCAGGACGTCCTCAACCTCACCCGTGCGACCGGTCTGTCCCGGTTTCCCGTCTATCGCGAGCGGCTGGACGAGGTGATCGGCATGGTGCACCTCAAGGACGCCCTGGCCGTGCCCGCCCACGAGCGGCTGCGCACCCCCGCCGGCCGCATCGCCCGCCCCCCGCTGCTGGTCCCCGAGACGCTGCCGGTGCAGCCGCTGCTGGAGCGGCTGCGCAGCGAACAGCCGATAGCCGTCGTCGTCGACGAGTACGGCGGCACGGCGGGCGTCGTCACCCTGGAGGACATCGTCGAGGAACTCGTCGGCGAGGTGCGCGACGAGCACGACGACGAGGCCGCCGACAACCCCGATCTGACCCAGCTCTCCGGCGAGGACGGCCGCCCGGTCTGGGAGGCCGACGGCGGCTGCCGCGTCGACGCGCTGCGCACCATCGGCCTGGAGGCGCCCGACGGGCCGTACGAGACCGTCGCCGGACTCGTCGCGGACCTTCTGGCGCGCATCCCCGTCCCCGGCGACACCGCCGAGCTGCCCGGTTGGAAGCTGTCCGTGCGACAGGTCGGGCACCACCGCGCCGAGCGGGTGCGCATCGTCCGTACGACGGCCGCCCCGGCGCCGGCCCCGCTCTCGGACGCCGGTACGGAATCCGCACGGTTCGCGGCACGGGTCTCCGGCCCGGCCTCCGCGCCCGACGCGGCACCGGACTCCGCCTCCGCCCCGGCCTCCGCGGGGGCCGCCCGATGA
- a CDS encoding PH domain-containing protein encodes MSAPASLPELPVTFRPTRTRLVLLTVGVAVAVCLSATGLLLSRLSPGEKVSFVFTGLLFLSVLVLLSRPKVVADTEGVTVVNVASKRSLAWAEVVRVNLRPGDPWVLLDLSDGTSLAAMGIQPGIAKAQAINDARALRALVEQHGTGHGPKR; translated from the coding sequence GTGTCCGCCCCCGCATCCCTTCCCGAGCTCCCGGTCACCTTCCGCCCCACCCGCACCCGGCTGGTGCTGCTGACCGTCGGCGTCGCCGTGGCGGTCTGCCTGTCGGCGACCGGACTGCTGCTCTCCCGGTTGAGCCCCGGTGAGAAGGTCAGCTTCGTCTTCACCGGCCTGCTGTTCCTCAGCGTGCTCGTACTGCTCAGCCGGCCCAAGGTGGTCGCCGACACCGAGGGCGTGACGGTCGTCAACGTCGCCTCCAAGCGCAGCCTGGCCTGGGCGGAGGTGGTGCGGGTCAACCTCCGGCCCGGCGACCCCTGGGTGCTGCTGGACCTCTCGGACGGCACCAGCCTGGCCGCCATGGGCATCCAGCCCGGCATCGCCAAGGCACAGGCCATCAACGACGCCCGCGCCCTGCGCGCGCTCGTCGAGCAGCACGGCACGGGCCACGGCCCGAAGCGCTGA
- the hisG gene encoding ATP phosphoribosyltransferase — MLRIAVPNKGSLSEPASAMLHEAGYRQRKDRRELVLVDTNNEVEFFFLRPRDIAVYVGSGRLDIGITGRDLLLDSGSQAEEIMQLGFAGSTFRYATRPGTAKDVGDFGGMTIATSFPGLVTKHLADNGVDASVVHLDGAVETAIQLGVAEIIADVVETGTTLRNAGLEVIGAPILESEAVVIRRVGAPADDPKVQQFLRRMQGVLVARRYVMMDYDIRVEHVEKAVALTPGLESPTVSPLHHEGWVAVRSMVPAADAQRIMDELYELGARAILTTGIHACRL, encoded by the coding sequence ATGCTGCGCATCGCCGTTCCCAACAAGGGTTCTCTGTCCGAGCCTGCGTCGGCGATGCTCCATGAGGCGGGCTACCGGCAGCGGAAAGACCGGCGGGAACTGGTCCTCGTGGACACCAACAACGAGGTGGAGTTCTTCTTCCTCCGCCCGCGCGACATCGCCGTCTACGTCGGCTCCGGCCGTCTGGACATCGGCATCACCGGGCGCGACCTGCTGCTCGACTCGGGCTCCCAGGCCGAGGAGATCATGCAGCTCGGCTTCGCCGGCTCGACGTTCCGCTACGCCACCCGTCCCGGCACCGCCAAGGACGTGGGCGACTTCGGCGGGATGACGATCGCCACCTCCTTCCCCGGCCTGGTCACCAAGCACCTGGCCGACAACGGCGTCGACGCCTCCGTGGTCCACCTCGACGGGGCCGTCGAGACCGCCATCCAGCTCGGCGTCGCCGAGATCATCGCGGATGTCGTGGAGACCGGCACCACCCTGCGCAACGCCGGTCTGGAGGTCATCGGCGCACCGATCCTGGAGTCGGAGGCGGTCGTCATCCGCCGCGTCGGGGCGCCGGCCGACGACCCGAAGGTGCAGCAGTTCCTGCGCCGCATGCAGGGCGTCCTGGTGGCCCGGCGGTACGTGATGATGGACTACGACATCCGGGTGGAGCACGTCGAGAAGGCCGTGGCGCTCACCCCCGGACTGGAGTCGCCGACCGTCTCCCCGCTGCACCACGAGGGTTGGGTGGCGGTCCGCTCGATGGTGCCGGCCGCCGACGCCCAGCGGATCATGGACGAGCTCTACGAGCTGGGTGCCCGGGCCATCCTGACCACCGGCATCCACGCCTGCCGGCTCTGA
- a CDS encoding phosphoribosyl-ATP diphosphatase, translating to MANKTFEELFTELQHKAASGDPSTSRTAELVDKGVHAIGKKVVEEAAEVWMAAEYEGADRTAEEISQLLYHLQVMMVARGISLDDVYAHL from the coding sequence ATGGCCAACAAGACATTCGAGGAGCTCTTCACGGAGCTCCAGCACAAGGCCGCCTCGGGCGACCCCAGCACCTCCCGCACCGCCGAGCTGGTGGACAAGGGCGTGCATGCCATCGGCAAGAAGGTCGTCGAGGAGGCCGCGGAGGTGTGGATGGCCGCCGAGTACGAGGGCGCCGACCGCACCGCGGAGGAGATCTCCCAGCTGCTCTACCACCTCCAGGTGATGATGGTCGCCCGGGGGATCTCCCTCGACGACGTATACGCTCACCTCTGA
- the ribH gene encoding 6,7-dimethyl-8-ribityllumazine synthase, with protein sequence MSGKGAPELTVKNCGDLRVAVVAAQWHQKVMDGLVDGALRALHDLGIDEPTVLRVPGSWELPVVAKVLAGRGYDAVVALGVVIRGGTPHFEYVCQGVTQGLTQVSVDTGVPVGFGVLTCDTEEQALDRAGLPGSNEDKGHEAVTAAVATAVTLRSVSEPWH encoded by the coding sequence ATGAGCGGTAAGGGCGCACCCGAGCTGACCGTGAAGAACTGCGGCGACCTGCGCGTGGCCGTGGTGGCCGCGCAGTGGCACCAGAAGGTGATGGACGGCCTGGTGGACGGCGCGCTGCGCGCCCTCCACGACCTGGGCATCGACGAGCCGACCGTGCTGCGTGTGCCCGGCAGCTGGGAGCTGCCGGTCGTCGCCAAGGTGTTGGCCGGCCGCGGCTACGACGCCGTCGTCGCGCTGGGCGTGGTGATCCGCGGCGGCACGCCGCACTTCGAGTACGTCTGCCAGGGAGTCACCCAGGGCCTGACCCAGGTCAGCGTCGACACCGGTGTGCCGGTCGGCTTCGGCGTGCTGACCTGTGACACCGAGGAGCAGGCGCTGGACCGGGCCGGGCTGCCCGGTTCCAACGAGGACAAGGGCCACGAGGCGGTCACCGCCGCCGTCGCCACCGCCGTCACCCTCCGCTCGGTCTCCGAGCCCTGGCACTGA